A DNA window from Bos mutus isolate GX-2022 chromosome 11, NWIPB_WYAK_1.1, whole genome shotgun sequence contains the following coding sequences:
- the KLF11 gene encoding Krueppel-like factor 11 isoform X1, with amino-acid sequence MHTPGSAGPGDAPRVVDIMDICESILERKRHDSERSTCSILEQNDMEAVEALVCMSSWGQRSQKADLLNIRPLTPVSDSGDVTTSVHVDTVPSELPKDFHSLSTLCMTPPQSPDLLEPLTGTVVPPQVTASKAPVVMAVPQASAGAARVLNRTAEGGLPGPKPELLEPAASFPCRATVTGITGHAGGSPTSAHHSCPTAQTQEHQLSACTEGEAQFLGHVETLQDMHLTDSLLSMNSVSCQPCLHKSSGLIPTNKGQQAGWPVGIQTCSPKNYDNDLARKATPLISVPIPSPPVLCQMIPVTGSSGLLPAVLKPPPQVSAGLVKPVLPHAAPALPPVFVGTSVPQGTVMLLLPQGALPQPTTCSAGNMPVGNTRFLPLAPAPVFIASSQSCAPQVDFSRRRNYVCHFPGCRKTYFKSSHLKAHLRTHTGEKPFGCSWDGCDKKFARSDELSRHRRTHTGEKKFVCPVCDRRFMRSDHLTKHARRHMATKRVPGWQAAVGRLNRAASAEDPGSPLEPECAPASA; translated from the exons ATGCACACGCCGGGCTCCGCGGGCCCGGGCGACGCGCCGCGCGTG GTTGACATCATGGACATATGTGAGTCAATCCTGGAGAGGAAACGGCATGACAGCGAGAGGTCCACATGCAGCATCTTGGAGCAGAATGACATGGAAGCTGTGGAGGCTCTTGTTTGCATGAGCTCCTGGGGTCAGAGATCTCAGAAAGCTGACCTGTTGAATATCAGACCCCTCACACCTGTCTCTGACTCAGGGGATGTCACCACGTCAGTGCATGTGGACACGGTCCCATCCGAGCTACCAAAGGACTTCCATTCTCTATCAACTCTG tgcatgaCTCCTCCTCAGAGCCCTGACCTCCTGGAACCATTGACTGGGACAGTTGTTCCTCCCCAAGTAACTGCTTCTAAAGCCCCTGTGGTCATGGCGGTCCCCCAAGCCTCTGCTGGGGCTGCCAGAGTGCTGAACAGGACGGCGGAGGGGGGCCTGCCTGGTCCGAAACCAGAGCTGCTGGAGCCAGCTGCCAGCTTTCCCTGCAGGGCCACGGTGACGGGTATCACTGGCCATGCTGGCGGGAGTCCCACTTCTGCCCACCACTCCTGTCCCACGGCCCAGACTCAAGAACACCAACTTTCAGCTTGCACAGAAGGAGAAGCACAGTTCCTGGGACACGTTGAAACTTTGCAGGACATGCATCTCACAGACAGTTTACTCAGCATGAACTCAGTGTCCTGTCAACCTTGCTTGCACAAGTCCAGTGGCCTGATCCCCACCAACAAAGGCCAGCAGGCAGGGTGGCCCGTTGGAATTCAGACCTGCTCACCAAAGAATTATGATAACGACTTGGCAAGGAAAGCCACCCCTCTGATCTCCGTCCCCATTCCTAGTCCCCCCGTCCTCTGCCAAATGATCCCTGTGACTGGATCCAGTGGCCTGTTACCAGCTGTTCTGAAGCCGCCTCCCCAGGTGTCTGCAGGGCTTGTCAAGCCTGTCTTGCCCCACGCAGCTCCTGCACTCCCGCCTGTGTTCGTGGGAACGTCTGTGCCTCAGGGAACCGTGATGCTGCTTCTGCCCCAGggggccctcccccagcccaccacATGCTCAGCCGGCAACATGCCTGTCGGGAACACCAGATTCCTGCCTCTTGCCCCtgctccagtgttcattgcatcCAGTCAGAGCTGTGCCCCTCAGGTAGACTTTTCCCGAAGGAGAAACTATGTTTGCCACTTCCCAGGCTGCCGGAAAACCTACTTCAAAAGTTCCCACCTCAAGGCTCATCTTCGAACTCACACAG GAGAGAAGCCTTTCGGCTGCAGCTGGGACGGCTGCGACAAGAAATTTGCCCGTTCAGATGAACTCTCGCGCCACCGCAGAACTCACACCGGGGAGAAGAAGTTCGTGTGCCCAGTGTGCGACCGGCGTTTCATGCGCAGCGACCACCTGACGAAGCACGCCCGGCGCCACATGGCCACCAAGAGGGTTCCCGGCTGGCAGGCGGCGGTCGGCAGGCTCAACAGGGCGGCCTCTGCGGAGGACCCTGGGAGCCCGCTGGAGCCGGAGTGTGCGCCGGCCTCCGCCTGA
- the KLF11 gene encoding Krueppel-like factor 11 isoform X2 codes for MDICESILERKRHDSERSTCSILEQNDMEAVEALVCMSSWGQRSQKADLLNIRPLTPVSDSGDVTTSVHVDTVPSELPKDFHSLSTLCMTPPQSPDLLEPLTGTVVPPQVTASKAPVVMAVPQASAGAARVLNRTAEGGLPGPKPELLEPAASFPCRATVTGITGHAGGSPTSAHHSCPTAQTQEHQLSACTEGEAQFLGHVETLQDMHLTDSLLSMNSVSCQPCLHKSSGLIPTNKGQQAGWPVGIQTCSPKNYDNDLARKATPLISVPIPSPPVLCQMIPVTGSSGLLPAVLKPPPQVSAGLVKPVLPHAAPALPPVFVGTSVPQGTVMLLLPQGALPQPTTCSAGNMPVGNTRFLPLAPAPVFIASSQSCAPQVDFSRRRNYVCHFPGCRKTYFKSSHLKAHLRTHTGEKPFGCSWDGCDKKFARSDELSRHRRTHTGEKKFVCPVCDRRFMRSDHLTKHARRHMATKRVPGWQAAVGRLNRAASAEDPGSPLEPECAPASA; via the exons ATGGACATATGTGAGTCAATCCTGGAGAGGAAACGGCATGACAGCGAGAGGTCCACATGCAGCATCTTGGAGCAGAATGACATGGAAGCTGTGGAGGCTCTTGTTTGCATGAGCTCCTGGGGTCAGAGATCTCAGAAAGCTGACCTGTTGAATATCAGACCCCTCACACCTGTCTCTGACTCAGGGGATGTCACCACGTCAGTGCATGTGGACACGGTCCCATCCGAGCTACCAAAGGACTTCCATTCTCTATCAACTCTG tgcatgaCTCCTCCTCAGAGCCCTGACCTCCTGGAACCATTGACTGGGACAGTTGTTCCTCCCCAAGTAACTGCTTCTAAAGCCCCTGTGGTCATGGCGGTCCCCCAAGCCTCTGCTGGGGCTGCCAGAGTGCTGAACAGGACGGCGGAGGGGGGCCTGCCTGGTCCGAAACCAGAGCTGCTGGAGCCAGCTGCCAGCTTTCCCTGCAGGGCCACGGTGACGGGTATCACTGGCCATGCTGGCGGGAGTCCCACTTCTGCCCACCACTCCTGTCCCACGGCCCAGACTCAAGAACACCAACTTTCAGCTTGCACAGAAGGAGAAGCACAGTTCCTGGGACACGTTGAAACTTTGCAGGACATGCATCTCACAGACAGTTTACTCAGCATGAACTCAGTGTCCTGTCAACCTTGCTTGCACAAGTCCAGTGGCCTGATCCCCACCAACAAAGGCCAGCAGGCAGGGTGGCCCGTTGGAATTCAGACCTGCTCACCAAAGAATTATGATAACGACTTGGCAAGGAAAGCCACCCCTCTGATCTCCGTCCCCATTCCTAGTCCCCCCGTCCTCTGCCAAATGATCCCTGTGACTGGATCCAGTGGCCTGTTACCAGCTGTTCTGAAGCCGCCTCCCCAGGTGTCTGCAGGGCTTGTCAAGCCTGTCTTGCCCCACGCAGCTCCTGCACTCCCGCCTGTGTTCGTGGGAACGTCTGTGCCTCAGGGAACCGTGATGCTGCTTCTGCCCCAGggggccctcccccagcccaccacATGCTCAGCCGGCAACATGCCTGTCGGGAACACCAGATTCCTGCCTCTTGCCCCtgctccagtgttcattgcatcCAGTCAGAGCTGTGCCCCTCAGGTAGACTTTTCCCGAAGGAGAAACTATGTTTGCCACTTCCCAGGCTGCCGGAAAACCTACTTCAAAAGTTCCCACCTCAAGGCTCATCTTCGAACTCACACAG GAGAGAAGCCTTTCGGCTGCAGCTGGGACGGCTGCGACAAGAAATTTGCCCGTTCAGATGAACTCTCGCGCCACCGCAGAACTCACACCGGGGAGAAGAAGTTCGTGTGCCCAGTGTGCGACCGGCGTTTCATGCGCAGCGACCACCTGACGAAGCACGCCCGGCGCCACATGGCCACCAAGAGGGTTCCCGGCTGGCAGGCGGCGGTCGGCAGGCTCAACAGGGCGGCCTCTGCGGAGGACCCTGGGAGCCCGCTGGAGCCGGAGTGTGCGCCGGCCTCCGCCTGA